A portion of the Celeribacter baekdonensis genome contains these proteins:
- a CDS encoding LysR substrate-binding domain-containing protein, with protein sequence MNIPNGLKLRHLDAFLAVAEAGTISAAARLRNVSQPALSKTVSELEAQLGTELFERTGRRAILTPGGEAFRRHAIAALQSLEAGCRVLSGPSHRDLVKVGVLPTVAGGFFPSVALEFHELRPEARIGVMTGPNRYLIDMLRSGKIDLMIGRMPGSKDMPGLSFEYLYDEPIELVARAGHPALGHDPVQALSTYPLILPNPGAIIRATVDQYLSAMGVSGLRPVFETVALPVALTLLEQSDMLWFISRGVVARELAAGTLGTLDMKADYMSGAVGLTRKFAFGQNTPADLLASLLHQRAEQMSAR encoded by the coding sequence ATGAATATACCAAACGGCCTCAAACTCCGCCACCTCGACGCCTTCCTCGCTGTTGCCGAGGCGGGCACCATCTCTGCTGCCGCGCGGTTGCGCAATGTCTCGCAGCCTGCGCTCTCAAAAACCGTGTCGGAGCTTGAGGCGCAACTGGGCACCGAGTTGTTCGAGCGCACGGGAAGGCGGGCGATCCTCACTCCCGGTGGCGAAGCGTTTCGCCGCCATGCCATTGCGGCCTTGCAAAGCCTTGAGGCCGGGTGTCGTGTGCTCAGTGGCCCGTCGCACCGCGATCTTGTCAAAGTGGGCGTCTTGCCCACGGTGGCAGGCGGGTTTTTCCCGTCGGTTGCATTGGAATTCCACGAATTGCGACCCGAGGCGCGGATCGGCGTGATGACAGGGCCCAACCGCTATCTGATCGACATGCTGCGGTCGGGCAAAATTGATCTGATGATTGGGCGCATGCCGGGGTCAAAGGATATGCCTGGCCTGTCCTTTGAATATCTCTATGATGAGCCGATTGAATTGGTCGCACGCGCCGGTCATCCGGCCTTGGGGCATGACCCGGTTCAGGCGCTTTCGACCTATCCGTTGATCCTACCTAATCCGGGGGCGATCATCCGCGCAACGGTCGATCAATACCTGTCGGCGATGGGGGTGTCGGGGTTGCGTCCGGTGTTTGAAACCGTCGCTTTGCCGGTGGCGCTGACGTTGTTGGAGCAATCGGATATGCTATGGTTCATCTCGCGCGGCGTGGTGGCGCGGGAGTTGGCGGCGGGCACATTGGGGACGCTTGATATGAAGGCCGATTACATGTCCGGCGCGGTCGGTTTGACGCGTAAATTTGCCTTTGGTCAAAACACGCCTGCGGATCTTTTGGCAAGCTTGCTGCACCAGCGGGCGGAACAAATGTCCGCCCGCTGA